In the Myxococcus fulvus genome, one interval contains:
- a CDS encoding TetR/AcrR family transcriptional regulator — MPRASVRDRLLAAGLETLRTQGFNGCGVQDITDAAGVPKGSFYNHFDSKEALGAAVVDQYMRASVQDLSLLQDTAKTPLRRLRAYFAWQVERLVEGRFECGCLLANFAAELADHSPLIRERVAASFTEWSSHIEDVLREAQASGEVAPDVAPDMLATFMLGAWEGAVLRSRVEKGRAPLDAFLRLAFDRSLEQGTPACSQSSG, encoded by the coding sequence ATGCCGAGAGCCAGTGTTCGCGACAGGCTGCTCGCCGCCGGTCTGGAGACGCTGCGCACGCAGGGCTTCAACGGCTGCGGCGTCCAGGACATCACCGACGCGGCGGGCGTGCCGAAGGGGTCCTTCTACAACCACTTCGACAGCAAGGAGGCGCTGGGCGCGGCGGTGGTGGACCAGTACATGCGCGCGAGCGTGCAGGACCTGTCGCTGCTCCAGGACACCGCGAAGACGCCCTTGCGGCGGCTGCGCGCGTACTTCGCCTGGCAGGTGGAGCGGCTCGTCGAGGGCCGCTTCGAGTGCGGCTGCCTGTTGGCCAACTTCGCCGCGGAGCTCGCCGACCACAGCCCCCTCATCCGCGAGCGCGTCGCCGCCTCCTTCACCGAGTGGTCCTCCCACATCGAAGACGTCCTGCGAGAGGCCCAGGCCTCCGGTGAGGTGGCCCCAGACGTCGCGCCGGACATGCTCGCCACCTTCATGCTCGGCGCGTGGGAGGGCGCCGTGCTGCGCAGCCGCGTGGAGAAGGGCCGCGCCCCGCTGGACGCCTTCCTGCGCCTGGCCTTCGACCGCTCCCTGGAGCAGGGGACTCCCGCCTGCTCCCAATCCTCCGGGTGA
- a CDS encoding TonB-dependent receptor yields the protein MSIRVGLARGVCLAVLLCGAGAFAQGVSVITGTITSAEDKKALTDAVVTATSPKLQGERVVVSDASGLYRIPQLPPGTYTLRVEREGFEPFVRPDIVLRLDRTIRVNIQLLPSAFGEEISISAAPTLDVGSSTQGMSVDADFLRNVAVIRPGSKGSASRSFESLAELAPGAVEDRYGVSVSGSSSPESQYVVDGLSVNDPGVGTLGTPLSVEFVQEVNVITGGYMPEYGRSTGGVLNVVTKSGSNEFHGSVFANMAPGSLQRNGTIVQQEGSVISAQGQPWNQGDFGFDLGGPIIKDKLWFYAGLAPSFNRIRVDRQLSALEICGEGDTRPGCSKAGDRVRDPETGFGLATPIEGSRTLRFADERSLQYMTKLTYLFNPDHNLSVSVFGTPRSSGGSGKYAFSDDGDPEVCVGLSCTAFVQGSYDSIATRRSNGVMDIVAKQSSSFFDKKFLVDATLGWHHQSDSTLPSDGSGLLSPTGLAAEPNIAWRRTSNPGPRSITFFETLRDPSVCGSTPEEQQLRCPIRAYSTGGPGTISEQELDRFQGKVMGTFLFQALGHHIIKAGFDAERMSFYNNRARTGGAPWQECANGRCFFTLNQYGYLEGPDQPVFLASKEGTSTSMTVGGFVQDSWSILDKVTLNAGLRYDVQTIRGLDDKVGLHLPNQWSPRVGLIYDFTQQGRSKLFVNFARFFENVPLDLADLSFPQQQLLSATYGAENCSPNDRESRLTGCMAPGNRQAIGSREGPNQRWDAQGGDRVPVDPNIRAQSADEIMVGGEYEVLLGRFGLTYTRRVLNDVIEDMSRDDGNTFFLGNPGKGFSTDFPEAKRHYDAVNLYYQKAFTDGWLAQASYTWSKLRGNYSGLFRADTGQLSPNLTRDFDLVSLTTNRDGPLPGDRTHSFKAFGAREFNLTRTTSLNVGGGYRSRSGTPLNYLGAHPRRSGSETFILPRGSAGRLPWVHNVDTRVSVNQKLGKDYVLSMSLDVFNVFNFQQHTAVDQTLTTTRVYAIEQGGKPADLSACLVANNPDCKVISTATNLPIGPVDINPNFKRPTAYQAPRSVRLGAKLTF from the coding sequence TTGTCCATACGTGTGGGTCTCGCCCGCGGGGTGTGTCTCGCGGTCCTGCTCTGTGGCGCCGGAGCGTTCGCTCAAGGCGTCTCGGTCATCACCGGCACCATCACCAGCGCGGAGGACAAGAAGGCGCTGACAGACGCGGTGGTGACGGCCACCTCGCCGAAGCTGCAGGGTGAGCGGGTGGTGGTCTCGGATGCGAGCGGCCTGTATCGCATCCCGCAGCTGCCGCCGGGCACGTACACGCTGCGCGTGGAGCGCGAGGGCTTCGAGCCCTTCGTGCGCCCGGACATCGTGCTGCGGTTGGACCGCACCATCCGGGTGAACATCCAGCTGTTGCCCTCGGCGTTCGGGGAGGAGATCTCCATCAGCGCGGCGCCCACGTTGGACGTGGGCTCGAGCACGCAGGGCATGAGCGTGGACGCGGACTTCCTGCGCAACGTGGCCGTCATCCGGCCGGGCAGCAAGGGCTCCGCGTCGCGCTCGTTCGAGTCGCTGGCGGAGCTGGCGCCCGGCGCGGTGGAGGACCGCTACGGCGTGAGCGTCAGCGGCAGCAGCTCCCCGGAGAGCCAGTACGTGGTGGATGGCCTGTCGGTGAACGACCCGGGCGTGGGCACGCTGGGCACGCCGCTGTCGGTGGAGTTCGTGCAGGAGGTCAACGTCATCACCGGTGGCTACATGCCGGAGTACGGCCGCTCCACCGGCGGCGTGCTCAACGTCGTCACCAAGTCGGGCTCCAACGAGTTCCACGGCTCGGTGTTCGCGAACATGGCGCCGGGCTCGCTGCAGCGCAACGGCACCATCGTCCAGCAGGAGGGCAGCGTCATCTCCGCGCAGGGGCAGCCGTGGAACCAGGGAGACTTCGGGTTCGATTTGGGCGGCCCCATCATCAAGGACAAGCTCTGGTTCTACGCGGGCCTGGCGCCGTCGTTCAATCGCATCCGCGTGGACCGGCAGCTGAGCGCGCTGGAGATCTGCGGTGAGGGCGACACCCGGCCGGGCTGCTCCAAGGCGGGTGACCGGGTCCGTGACCCGGAGACGGGCTTCGGGTTGGCGACGCCCATCGAGGGCTCGCGCACCCTGCGCTTCGCCGATGAGCGCAGCCTCCAGTACATGACCAAGCTGACGTACCTCTTCAACCCGGACCACAACCTGTCCGTGTCGGTGTTCGGCACGCCGCGCTCGTCGGGTGGCTCGGGCAAGTATGCCTTCAGCGACGACGGTGACCCGGAGGTGTGCGTGGGCCTGTCCTGCACCGCCTTCGTGCAGGGGAGCTACGACTCCATCGCCACGCGCCGCAGCAACGGGGTGATGGACATCGTCGCCAAGCAGTCGTCGTCCTTCTTCGACAAGAAGTTCCTGGTCGACGCGACGCTCGGCTGGCACCACCAGTCGGACAGCACGCTGCCGTCGGATGGCTCGGGGCTGTTGTCGCCCACGGGCCTGGCCGCGGAGCCGAACATCGCCTGGCGCCGCACGAGCAACCCCGGCCCGCGCTCCATCACCTTCTTCGAGACGCTGCGGGACCCCTCCGTCTGTGGCTCCACGCCGGAGGAGCAGCAGCTGCGCTGTCCCATCCGGGCCTACTCCACGGGAGGTCCTGGCACCATCAGCGAGCAGGAACTGGACCGCTTCCAGGGCAAGGTGATGGGCACCTTCCTGTTCCAGGCGCTCGGCCACCACATCATCAAGGCGGGCTTCGACGCGGAGCGGATGAGCTTCTACAACAACCGCGCGCGCACGGGCGGGGCTCCCTGGCAGGAGTGCGCCAACGGCCGCTGCTTCTTCACGCTCAACCAGTACGGCTATCTCGAGGGCCCGGACCAGCCGGTGTTCCTGGCGAGCAAGGAGGGCACGTCCACGTCGATGACGGTGGGCGGCTTCGTGCAGGACAGCTGGTCCATCCTGGACAAGGTGACGCTCAACGCGGGCCTTCGCTACGACGTGCAGACCATCCGAGGACTGGACGACAAGGTGGGCCTGCACCTGCCCAACCAGTGGTCGCCGCGCGTGGGGCTCATCTACGACTTCACCCAGCAGGGACGCTCGAAGCTGTTCGTCAACTTCGCGCGCTTCTTCGAGAACGTGCCGTTGGACCTGGCCGACCTGTCCTTCCCGCAGCAGCAGCTCCTGTCGGCCACGTACGGCGCGGAGAACTGCTCGCCGAACGACCGCGAGTCGCGGCTCACGGGCTGCATGGCGCCGGGCAACCGTCAGGCCATCGGCAGCCGGGAGGGGCCCAACCAGCGCTGGGACGCGCAGGGCGGAGACCGAGTGCCGGTGGACCCGAACATCCGCGCGCAGTCCGCGGACGAAATCATGGTGGGTGGCGAGTACGAGGTGCTGCTCGGCCGCTTCGGCCTGACGTACACGCGGCGCGTGCTCAACGACGTCATCGAGGACATGAGCCGCGATGACGGCAACACCTTCTTCCTGGGCAACCCGGGCAAGGGGTTCTCGACGGACTTCCCCGAGGCGAAGCGCCATTACGACGCGGTGAACCTGTACTACCAGAAGGCGTTCACCGACGGCTGGCTGGCCCAGGCCAGCTACACGTGGTCCAAGCTGCGCGGCAACTACTCGGGTCTGTTCCGCGCGGACACGGGCCAGCTGTCGCCCAACCTCACGCGCGACTTCGACCTGGTGTCGCTGACCACCAACCGCGACGGTCCGCTGCCCGGGGACCGCACGCACTCGTTCAAGGCGTTCGGCGCGCGGGAGTTCAACCTGACGCGCACGACGAGCCTGAACGTGGGCGGTGGCTACCGGAGCCGCTCGGGCACGCCGCTCAACTACCTGGGCGCGCATCCCCGGCGCAGCGGCTCGGAGACGTTCATCCTGCCGCGAGGCAGCGCGGGCCGGCTGCCGTGGGTGCACAACGTCGACACCCGCGTGAGCGTGAACCAGAAGCTGGGGAAGGACTATGTGCTGAGCATGTCGCTGGACGTGTTCAACGTCTTCAACTTCCAGCAGCACACGGCGGTGGACCAGACGCTGACCACGACGCGGGTCTATGCGATTGAGCAGGGTGGCAAGCCCGCGGACCTGTCGGCGTGCCTCGTCGCCAACAACCCGGACTGCAAGGTCATCTCGACGGCGACGAACCTGCCCATCGGCCCGGTGGACATCAACCCCAACTTCAAGCGTCCCACGGCCTACCAGGCGCCGCGCTCCGTGCGGCTGGGCGCGAAGCTGACCTTCTAG
- a CDS encoding RNA ligase family protein, producing the protein MAQPPPFRTYAKMPAAGEPKSVPSPGGPWIALEKVHGAQLVIAVRAGQAWFGKRKAWLTEEESFFGWQLVRAQLGHAAERMAHALGATTSTVYFYGELFGGRYPHPEVPPVPGLSAVQTGIWYAPDLRWFPFDVLLARDDEDEGILLAHPELEGAAREAGLMTPPVLRRGTRGDMDSVPTRFPTRVPGLLGLPTLADNVAEGLVIKSELRASPSARASVKRKIDEFSEGRFDESEAWSAHQSLSVETLVDWSARLVNPARIASAISKCGRDHVDALLDEVVLDVRVDLELAFPLAYRSLDASAEELLSSRIRERAQVLIQAALVPHGA; encoded by the coding sequence ATGGCACAGCCACCTCCCTTCCGGACCTACGCGAAGATGCCCGCGGCGGGCGAGCCGAAGTCTGTCCCCAGTCCCGGTGGTCCGTGGATCGCACTGGAGAAGGTTCATGGCGCGCAGTTGGTCATCGCCGTGCGCGCGGGACAGGCGTGGTTCGGCAAACGCAAGGCGTGGCTGACCGAGGAGGAGTCCTTCTTCGGCTGGCAGCTCGTGCGAGCGCAACTGGGCCACGCCGCCGAGCGAATGGCTCATGCGCTGGGAGCGACCACCAGCACGGTGTACTTCTACGGAGAGCTCTTCGGCGGGCGCTATCCTCATCCCGAGGTGCCGCCCGTGCCGGGTCTGTCCGCCGTGCAGACGGGCATCTGGTATGCGCCGGACCTGCGCTGGTTCCCGTTCGACGTCCTGCTCGCGCGGGATGACGAAGACGAGGGCATCTTGCTGGCCCACCCGGAGCTGGAGGGCGCGGCGAGGGAGGCGGGGCTCATGACGCCTCCCGTGCTTCGCAGGGGAACTCGTGGCGACATGGACAGCGTCCCCACGCGGTTTCCGACGCGGGTCCCCGGCTTGTTGGGGTTGCCCACGCTCGCCGACAACGTGGCGGAGGGGCTGGTCATCAAGAGCGAGCTGCGCGCCTCCCCGAGTGCCCGCGCCTCCGTCAAACGGAAGATCGACGAGTTCAGCGAGGGCCGCTTCGACGAGAGCGAGGCATGGAGTGCGCATCAGTCCCTCTCGGTAGAGACGCTCGTGGACTGGTCCGCGCGATTGGTCAATCCCGCGCGAATCGCCAGCGCCATCTCCAAATGTGGACGTGACCACGTCGACGCCCTGCTCGACGAAGTGGTCCTCGACGTGCGCGTGGACCTGGAGCTGGCGTTCCCGCTCGCCTATCGCTCGCTCGATGCCTCCGCGGAGGAGCTCCTCTCGTCGCGGATTCGAGAGCGAGCCCAGGTGCTCATCCAAGCCGCCCTCGTGCCTCACGGTGCGTGA
- a CDS encoding M23 family metallopeptidase, whose amino-acid sequence MSHTIRQQLTLALWLLPALASAQTMFRFPASQLADQCGNGGCTVSAYKDYGGRDYACGGVRYSGHTGTDYALVGGFSKMDYGVWAMNAARGYIESNVDGYYDRCNYWNQSNPYAACGLYTANYIIMRHPDNTQTWYWHLKAYTQQFARGTSLDCAYWIARVGSSGASTGPHLHFEYWVPGYGTDDPYAGSCGTPYTRWTSQGAYRGLPGIACQ is encoded by the coding sequence ATGAGTCACACGATTCGACAGCAGCTCACGCTGGCGCTGTGGCTTCTTCCTGCCCTGGCCTCCGCGCAGACGATGTTCCGTTTCCCCGCGTCCCAGCTCGCGGACCAGTGTGGCAACGGCGGCTGTACCGTGAGCGCGTACAAGGACTACGGCGGTCGGGACTACGCCTGCGGAGGTGTGCGCTACAGCGGTCACACGGGCACGGACTACGCGCTGGTCGGCGGGTTCAGCAAGATGGACTACGGCGTGTGGGCGATGAACGCCGCGCGGGGCTACATCGAGTCCAACGTGGATGGGTATTACGACCGGTGCAACTACTGGAACCAGTCCAATCCCTACGCCGCCTGCGGCCTCTACACGGCCAACTACATCATCATGCGGCACCCGGATAACACCCAGACCTGGTACTGGCACCTGAAGGCCTATACGCAGCAGTTCGCCCGGGGCACGTCGCTCGACTGCGCCTACTGGATTGCGCGAGTCGGCTCGTCGGGAGCCTCCACGGGGCCGCACCTGCACTTCGAATACTGGGTGCCGGGCTACGGCACGGATGACCCGTATGCGGGTTCCTGCGGTACGCCATACACGCGGTGGACCTCGCAGGGCGCGTACCGGGGCCTGCCGGGCATCGCCTGTCAGTAG
- a CDS encoding DUF5953 family protein yields the protein MTPQKTLALIVYAPALVGMDDRTLKVILGMEKAFPGLRLEYRLSKSGRPVALPQRDVWLAENTAAGGFPLVCNGDTSYPVTVNGGERAGLFSPGGQPLFEVHAELPLDERVLASATAVLEGVAEGARALWGRATPYDAAVDIAYQTAPTREGPPSPRRGLPALKLFKHIRSPEIPYYLGWLNYWSAAAARAIGFPDPARDADLLSRARRTATGGWVVQLTDTPLDLDDPSHLDALKRAYERFPEIGGRTAS from the coding sequence ATGACCCCGCAGAAAACCCTCGCACTCATCGTCTACGCTCCGGCGCTCGTGGGTATGGACGACCGTACGCTCAAGGTCATCCTGGGAATGGAAAAGGCGTTCCCTGGCCTGCGTCTGGAATATCGGCTCTCCAAAAGCGGGCGCCCCGTCGCATTGCCACAACGCGATGTATGGCTCGCAGAGAACACTGCGGCCGGGGGGTTCCCTCTCGTGTGTAACGGGGACACGAGCTACCCCGTGACTGTCAACGGAGGGGAACGAGCAGGACTCTTCAGTCCTGGCGGTCAGCCCCTGTTTGAGGTGCATGCAGAACTGCCACTGGACGAGCGTGTGCTCGCATCAGCGACGGCGGTGCTTGAGGGGGTCGCTGAAGGGGCTCGTGCGCTATGGGGACGAGCGACTCCATATGACGCGGCGGTGGACATCGCGTATCAGACGGCACCCACACGCGAAGGGCCGCCGTCTCCACGCCGGGGGCTGCCCGCCCTGAAGCTCTTCAAGCACATCCGCTCGCCCGAGATTCCCTATTACCTCGGGTGGCTGAACTATTGGTCCGCCGCTGCCGCACGGGCCATCGGGTTCCCGGACCCCGCCCGTGACGCGGACCTGCTCTCTCGGGCTCGACGCACCGCGACGGGAGGCTGGGTCGTACAGCTCACGGACACACCGCTCGACCTGGACGACCCCTCCCACCTGGACGCGCTCAAGCGCGCCTATGAGCGCTTCCCGGAGATCGGCGGACGCACAGCGTCTTGA
- a CDS encoding LLM class flavin-dependent oxidoreductase, translating to MRLDIFSEMQHPKERWTGADHEHQIIRETLEQARLADEMGYGVWWQVEHHTAVEFSYSSAPEVMLTAIAMGTKNIHVGHSAALAPARFNHPIRIAERSAFLDHLSGGRFQLGMARSTIPEWRVFNIEPDATRSQMQQAFQMIPKLWTQEKFSWDSPDFRVKDINVIPKPFRKPHPPLWQACSSPASFEQAGRNGVGALGVTLWASPEEVAEMIHLYREALRTRCEPVGDFVNDQVAFFTFVHCADTEREAMENGAAKAAAWYTSGSFTFFEAKDHFVKSAAELEALAKDPAGGGLTGQYLRRKDPNAPQSQAQRILGRIMSGEAVPDEQVWEVLSAQDSLIVGTKDQVRQGLKRYEALGIDALMSFHQVGALSHEAVLKSIRLTGELIPEFKTPAPP from the coding sequence ATGAGACTCGACATCTTCTCGGAGATGCAGCACCCGAAGGAGCGGTGGACTGGCGCGGACCACGAGCACCAAATCATCCGTGAGACGCTGGAACAGGCTCGGCTCGCGGACGAGATGGGCTACGGCGTCTGGTGGCAGGTGGAACACCACACCGCCGTGGAGTTCAGCTACAGCTCCGCACCCGAGGTCATGCTCACCGCCATCGCGATGGGCACCAAGAACATCCACGTGGGGCACTCGGCGGCGCTCGCCCCCGCGCGCTTCAACCACCCCATCCGCATCGCCGAGCGCTCCGCGTTCCTCGACCACCTGAGCGGCGGCCGCTTCCAGCTCGGCATGGCGCGCAGCACCATCCCCGAGTGGCGCGTCTTCAACATCGAGCCCGACGCCACCCGCTCGCAGATGCAGCAGGCCTTCCAGATGATTCCGAAGCTGTGGACCCAGGAGAAGTTCTCCTGGGACTCACCGGACTTCCGCGTCAAGGACATCAACGTCATCCCCAAGCCCTTCCGCAAGCCACACCCACCCCTGTGGCAGGCGTGCTCCAGCCCCGCGTCCTTCGAGCAGGCCGGACGCAACGGCGTGGGCGCGCTCGGCGTGACGCTGTGGGCCTCTCCCGAAGAAGTTGCGGAGATGATCCACCTCTACCGTGAAGCGCTGCGGACCCGCTGTGAGCCGGTCGGCGACTTCGTCAACGACCAGGTCGCCTTCTTCACCTTCGTGCACTGCGCGGACACCGAGCGCGAGGCAATGGAGAACGGCGCCGCGAAGGCCGCCGCCTGGTACACCAGCGGCTCGTTCACCTTCTTCGAAGCCAAGGACCACTTCGTCAAATCCGCCGCGGAGCTGGAGGCGCTCGCCAAGGACCCCGCTGGCGGCGGGCTCACGGGCCAGTACCTGCGCCGCAAGGACCCCAACGCGCCCCAGTCCCAGGCCCAGCGCATCCTCGGCCGCATCATGTCCGGCGAGGCCGTGCCCGATGAGCAGGTCTGGGAGGTGCTGAGCGCCCAGGACTCGCTCATCGTCGGGACGAAGGACCAGGTGCGTCAGGGCCTCAAGCGCTACGAGGCCCTGGGCATCGACGCGCTGATGTCCTTCCACCAGGTGGGAGCCCTCTCCCACGAGGCCGTGCTCAAGAGCATCCGCCTCACCGGTGAGCTCATCCCCGAGTTCAAGACGCCCGCGCCTCCCTGA
- a CDS encoding right-handed parallel beta-helix repeat-containing protein yields the protein MWATTPAWAAEPTSAREQGSQESVAKSSSPRPRRFTREWYVSPSGNDTAAGTKRAPFRTIGRAVRNAGPGEVIRVQAGEYAEGVFIDGPAVKAGKPNAPITLLGEGKPRIIPTARGGTLVQVRKPHWVIEGFEIDVQGQPRFAVLFEGDTTGAVLTGCHIHHGTLGAGVATHGGARDVLIENNHIHDFRRAPKGDSHGVVIQATSRNITVRGNDIHGNSGDSVQCLLPDRKGQAPARNVVIEGNHLHDNDENAVDIKTCHDVVIRDNTMYGFRKSPTSAGEAIVVHFSARNVRIEGNRISDAGRGIAVGGSREGNQPSPANVVVRGNTIKGITQSGGSDGAGIRVENSRDVTVVGNTISDTEGFGMMLGLGSNGAPSENLTVRGNSIQGRHLVRLGKHRPGLKMDGNQYAAEGTFKADPEETRSLAQWRRVSGVDQKSTPLQ from the coding sequence ATGTGGGCCACCACGCCCGCATGGGCGGCGGAGCCCACGAGTGCCCGGGAGCAGGGCAGCCAGGAGAGCGTCGCGAAGTCCTCCTCCCCGCGTCCCCGCCGCTTCACCCGCGAGTGGTACGTGAGCCCCTCGGGCAACGACACGGCCGCGGGGACGAAGCGCGCCCCCTTCCGGACCATCGGCCGCGCGGTGCGCAACGCGGGCCCTGGCGAGGTCATCCGCGTCCAGGCGGGTGAGTACGCCGAAGGGGTCTTCATCGACGGCCCCGCCGTGAAGGCCGGCAAGCCGAACGCCCCCATCACGCTGCTGGGTGAGGGCAAGCCCCGCATCATCCCGACGGCGCGCGGCGGCACGCTGGTGCAGGTGCGCAAGCCCCACTGGGTCATCGAGGGCTTTGAAATCGACGTGCAAGGACAGCCGCGCTTCGCCGTCCTCTTCGAGGGCGACACCACCGGCGCGGTGCTCACCGGCTGCCACATCCACCACGGCACGCTGGGCGCCGGCGTCGCGACGCACGGTGGCGCGCGCGACGTGCTCATCGAGAACAACCACATCCACGACTTCCGCCGAGCGCCCAAGGGCGACTCGCACGGCGTGGTCATCCAGGCCACCTCGCGGAACATCACCGTGCGCGGCAATGACATCCACGGCAACTCGGGCGACTCGGTGCAGTGCCTGCTGCCGGACCGCAAGGGCCAGGCGCCCGCGCGCAACGTGGTCATCGAGGGCAACCACCTCCACGACAACGACGAGAACGCCGTGGACATCAAGACGTGCCACGACGTCGTCATCCGTGACAACACGATGTACGGCTTCCGCAAGTCCCCCACATCGGCGGGCGAGGCCATCGTCGTCCACTTCTCCGCGCGGAACGTGCGCATCGAGGGCAACCGCATCTCCGACGCGGGACGCGGCATCGCGGTGGGCGGCTCGCGCGAGGGGAACCAGCCCAGTCCCGCCAACGTCGTGGTGCGCGGCAACACCATCAAGGGAATCACCCAGAGCGGTGGCAGCGACGGCGCGGGCATCCGCGTGGAGAACTCGCGCGACGTGACGGTGGTGGGCAACACCATCTCCGACACGGAGGGCTTCGGGATGATGCTCGGGCTGGGCTCCAACGGAGCGCCCAGCGAGAACCTCACCGTGCGCGGCAACTCCATCCAGGGCCGGCACCTGGTGCGCCTGGGCAAGCACCGCCCCGGCCTGAAGATGGACGGGAACCAGTACGCCGCCGAGGGCACCTTCAAGGCCGACCCCGAGGAGACCCGCAGCCTCGCGCAGTGGCGCCGCGTGTCCGGCGTGGACCAGAAGTCCACCCCGCTCCAGTAG
- a CDS encoding RICIN domain-containing protein: MRSPRWLLLVALAFACVASAASPGPTYQTRTLEGWTVRIDDRLLAAANKPLTDKALVLLGAQLKEVVRIVPAGPVAQLRKVVLWLSPPYPDAEDAGRYHAGDVWLGQPGRNMAMLKGIEFSNVLIFETETKRMPLFVLYELAHAYFDQVLHQHADIQSAYLRAVANRNYDCVERRRGLDRPISFEPAYAISDVWEYFAETSEAFFGRNDFYPFTREELGNHDPGMLALLERMWQMPTTTTPATPTPPPASATFDARCYYRLTTLWQGEGMSLDILGDGKADNVPVLARTGEYTGQKWKLTPEANGYYRLTTQWRGTTLSLANTADNRPLLVKSAAVPEQRWKLIPEPNGIFRLTTQAQGDAMSLGIVNDSKTNTTAMLAKTACSDSGQLWKVTAERPVR, translated from the coding sequence ATGCGCTCTCCAAGATGGCTCCTCCTGGTCGCCCTGGCATTCGCGTGCGTCGCCTCCGCGGCCAGCCCTGGTCCCACCTACCAGACGCGGACCCTCGAAGGGTGGACGGTGCGCATCGATGACCGTCTTCTGGCAGCGGCGAACAAGCCCCTGACGGACAAGGCGCTGGTGCTCCTGGGGGCGCAGCTCAAGGAGGTCGTGCGCATCGTTCCCGCGGGCCCGGTGGCTCAGCTCCGCAAGGTGGTGCTGTGGCTGTCACCGCCCTATCCCGACGCGGAGGATGCGGGTCGGTACCATGCTGGCGATGTCTGGCTGGGGCAGCCGGGCCGCAACATGGCGATGTTGAAGGGCATCGAGTTCTCGAACGTCCTCATCTTCGAGACGGAAACCAAGCGCATGCCGCTCTTCGTGCTCTACGAGCTCGCCCACGCCTATTTCGACCAGGTGCTCCACCAGCACGCCGACATCCAGTCTGCCTATCTGCGCGCGGTGGCGAACAGGAACTACGACTGTGTGGAGCGCCGGCGAGGGCTCGATCGGCCCATCTCGTTCGAGCCTGCCTATGCCATCTCCGACGTGTGGGAGTATTTCGCGGAGACCTCGGAGGCATTCTTCGGCCGCAACGACTTCTATCCCTTCACACGCGAAGAGCTGGGCAATCACGACCCGGGCATGCTCGCGCTGCTCGAGCGGATGTGGCAGATGCCCACGACCACGACACCTGCGACACCCACCCCGCCGCCGGCGTCCGCCACCTTCGATGCCCGCTGCTACTACCGGTTGACGACCCTGTGGCAGGGCGAGGGCATGTCGCTGGACATCCTCGGGGACGGCAAGGCCGACAACGTGCCCGTGCTCGCCAGGACGGGCGAGTACACGGGGCAGAAGTGGAAGCTGACGCCCGAGGCCAACGGCTACTACCGTCTGACGACCCAGTGGCGTGGGACCACCCTGTCCCTGGCCAACACCGCCGACAATCGCCCCCTCCTCGTCAAATCGGCGGCTGTCCCGGAGCAGCGATGGAAGCTGATTCCGGAGCCGAACGGCATCTTCCGGCTGACCACCCAGGCACAGGGTGACGCGATGTCCCTGGGCATCGTCAATGACAGCAAGACGAACACCACCGCCATGCTCGCCAAGACAGCCTGCAGTGACTCGGGGCAGTTGTGGAAGGTGACCGCCGAGCGTCCTGTGAGGTGA
- a CDS encoding TolB family protein — protein sequence MRRQFLALTVLTLAATSAAAADRMNPTDLRRVTKAREHLVPAVAKEFGPKARFVHLFGQGKGMLAGVVAEIPADALGTDELPLLAIVQYDEATGAVRVVDREFKYREARTVGPEVALLDGEGNLHLRDANGRERLLAQGVGGDLFPTAKGDALVATLAMSRGPKHETSVGLIDMKGRVKVLADGPGVDATPSISPDGRTVVFVSGRTTVASFYVTDVDGAAPRQLTNLGMDSTMLYGGPPKGFVPPPVSSHHMAWLSDDVLRYNAGGGEFWKLNVRTGEASADLGGEK from the coding sequence ATGAGAAGACAATTCCTGGCACTCACCGTGCTGACGCTGGCTGCGACCAGCGCCGCCGCGGCGGACCGCATGAATCCGACGGACCTGCGCCGTGTGACGAAGGCGCGTGAGCACCTCGTCCCCGCCGTCGCGAAGGAGTTCGGCCCCAAGGCCCGGTTCGTCCACCTCTTCGGGCAGGGCAAGGGAATGCTTGCCGGCGTCGTCGCGGAGATTCCCGCGGACGCCCTGGGCACGGACGAGCTGCCGCTGCTGGCCATCGTCCAGTATGACGAGGCCACGGGCGCGGTGCGCGTGGTGGACCGTGAGTTCAAGTACCGCGAGGCCCGCACGGTAGGCCCCGAGGTGGCGCTGCTGGATGGCGAGGGCAATCTGCACCTGCGTGACGCCAACGGTCGCGAGCGCCTGCTGGCGCAAGGCGTGGGCGGAGACCTGTTTCCCACGGCGAAGGGCGACGCCCTGGTGGCCACGCTGGCGATGTCCCGTGGGCCCAAGCACGAGACCTCCGTGGGCCTCATCGACATGAAGGGCCGCGTGAAGGTGCTGGCGGATGGTCCCGGCGTGGACGCGACGCCCAGCATCTCTCCGGATGGACGGACCGTGGTCTTCGTCTCCGGCCGCACCACCGTCGCTTCGTTCTACGTGACGGACGTGGACGGCGCGGCGCCCAGGCAGCTCACGAACCTCGGGATGGACAGCACGATGCTGTACGGCGGTCCGCCCAAGGGCTTCGTGCCACCACCCGTCTCCAGCCACCACATGGCGTGGTTGAGCGATGACGTGCTCCGCTACAACGCGGGCGGCGGCGAGTTCTGGAAGCTGAACGTGCGGACGGGCGAGGCCTCCGCGGACCTGGGCGGTGAGAAATGA